One region of uncultured Methanolobus sp. genomic DNA includes:
- the ala gene encoding alanine dehydrogenase: MDVLWLDQSDVRSVIDMPLTLSAVENGFREHGLKKVQMPPKSYLYFDKHNGDLRTMPSFMEEKDIAGVKIVNVHPDNREQGLPTVMAVIVLNSTETGAPLAIMDGTHVTDMRTGAAGGVAAKYLARKNSHVVGIVGTGGQARTQLLALSEVMGVEEVKINCRNAAHCDSFEKDMEKVIGCDFTRKESIKGVCDCDVLVTTTPVREPIVKSEWVHEGTHINAIGADAMGKQELESSLLKRAKVIVDDIVQASHSGEINVPLSKGEFSQASIHAELGEVVAGVKHGRQSDEDITIFDSTGLAVQDLVTADMVYTKAVELGIGKKVKLF; the protein is encoded by the coding sequence ATGGATGTCCTGTGGCTTGACCAGTCTGATGTCAGAAGTGTAATCGATATGCCTCTTACCCTCTCTGCTGTGGAGAATGGTTTCAGGGAGCATGGCCTTAAAAAAGTGCAGATGCCTCCAAAATCTTATCTCTATTTTGATAAGCACAATGGTGACCTGCGCACAATGCCATCGTTTATGGAAGAAAAGGATATTGCAGGTGTCAAAATTGTCAATGTACATCCGGATAACCGGGAACAAGGTCTTCCAACTGTGATGGCCGTGATAGTTCTCAATTCCACAGAAACCGGTGCTCCTCTTGCGATTATGGATGGCACGCATGTAACTGATATGAGAACAGGTGCTGCAGGCGGAGTTGCTGCAAAATACCTTGCCCGCAAAAATTCGCATGTAGTAGGTATAGTTGGCACAGGAGGCCAGGCACGCACCCAGTTGCTTGCACTTTCAGAAGTTATGGGTGTTGAGGAAGTAAAAATTAATTGCAGAAATGCTGCTCATTGTGACTCTTTTGAAAAGGACATGGAAAAGGTCATCGGTTGTGACTTTACGAGGAAGGAGAGCATTAAGGGGGTATGTGATTGCGACGTCCTTGTGACGACGACTCCTGTAAGGGAACCTATTGTCAAATCAGAATGGGTCCATGAAGGCACACACATCAATGCCATCGGCGCCGATGCTATGGGTAAGCAGGAACTTGAATCATCATTGCTTAAAAGAGCAAAAGTAATTGTAGATGATATCGTACAAGCCTCACATTCAGGAGAGATCAATGTTCCACTATCAAAAGGTGAATTTTCACAGGCTAGTATTCATGCGGAATTAGGTGAAGTAGTTGCAGGTGTTAAGCATGGAAGGCAGTCAGACGAAGATATTACGATATTCGATTCAACGGGGCTTGCAGTGCAGGATCTTGTGACTGCTGATATGGTTTATACAAAGGCTGTTGAACTTGGTATTGGGAAGAAGGTAAAGTTGTTCTGA
- a CDS encoding response regulator has translation MRLRSKTLIVFGLTLFLLVLTLYISAGSIIFQSFDDLERQAVIDDMNKTIDHFHYASSSLELLTRRVAFGLDTGGFISGNDSYYLESNLTNEDMKSLDLNVIIFLNDSNDIVYKKAYNPELDSEVTFSEGLLLILSEENPLLPSAINNYAPSGIVMLPEGPLLFASCPTGNSMSNSSSEGTLITGYYFTPETADFFMDLHQTPLDYYLLQGSGVDEDIFNIASMSVNNPEMTHIETISKNTVVGYAVLNDIYGEPVILLKISSPRTIYQKAKATFGYFLYVVIFAGILYGAAGIVFLDNSILSRLSALKKNVDVAEADFSSYEKIEVSGNDEISSLSSSINHLAETLSVRENLLSSIIDSVSEGVVVIDKDYRMTKYQSKFICQWNIPEHILVEQNAYKIIEHLRDRIVNYDYLISMLHKYHMTAASNVVVAQFTDGTYFEISTFPLFQKDIIVGRILSFKDITESKSSEDLLREKERRYRSLFQRSNDAIFIVKDGIIQDLNDKARMFAYASEQAIVGIEINDLVTEAKQELLHSVMSDAIKNNFSEDEIQIKKTDGSLIDAEVSVTLIDKADSTIQLIIRDITERKEIERLEHENQERMSLIIDNINCGVVVVDVNTHEIVDINTTALEMVGHKKENAIGNVCHKFICPAEMGRCPINGLKQSLDRSERVIIRSDGTRIPILKSVEIVNLGGRKLFIESFIDITKIKSTERALLDAKIHAETANRTKSEFLATMSHELRTPLNSVIGFSDLLLDGSFGQLNEKQNKFMENISHSGKHLLTLINDILDISKIEAGKMELFYEIFDFSDLLSDIHLMMKPLAAKKSILLEFYMKPRSIFINADRGKLKQILYNLIGNAIKFTPENGGVHVDASMEDQMLLVNVCDNGIGISREDQGKLFRAFVQLDSASNRKYEGTGLGLALVKNLLELHGGDIGVESEYEKGSTFYIRVPLNLTGTDLNARIPETDVTEDNISTPALSSADDLVILGPEGSDGSEPLILVVEDDPNSRELLSFMLNKAGFRVILAEDGAEALEIAKDIHPFAITLDLNLPGMDGTEILENLKMDDCTSSIPVLVLSALGEEDIGMVVGVADHLTKPVDSDRLLNSLSNLVKKSGKTSFTVLVIDDDPMVVEMISEVIGSFGYDVITARGGQEGIEKAFETLPDVLIVDLMMPKVSGFQVISTLKSDPRTIKMPVIVCTAKDMQADELDYLNDNVLTVLQKGEFSKDDLLEILGKLDANPENESSHSSYGVSK, from the coding sequence ATGAGATTACGCTCAAAGACACTGATAGTTTTTGGTTTGACTCTTTTCTTACTGGTTCTAACCCTGTATATCAGTGCAGGTTCCATCATTTTCCAGAGTTTTGATGATCTTGAACGTCAGGCTGTCATAGATGATATGAATAAAACTATTGATCACTTTCATTATGCAAGTTCCAGTCTTGAATTACTAACCCGGAGAGTGGCTTTCGGTTTAGATACGGGTGGATTCATATCCGGCAATGATTCGTATTACCTCGAATCAAATCTGACAAATGAAGATATGAAATCATTAGATTTGAACGTAATTATATTTCTGAACGATTCCAATGACATTGTTTATAAGAAAGCATACAATCCTGAACTGGACAGCGAAGTTACATTTTCCGAAGGACTGCTTTTGATTTTGTCTGAAGAAAATCCGTTGTTGCCATCGGCGATTAATAACTATGCCCCGTCCGGCATCGTAATGCTGCCTGAAGGCCCACTTCTATTCGCATCATGCCCGACAGGGAATTCTATGAGCAATTCCAGTTCAGAAGGTACGCTTATAACCGGTTATTATTTTACTCCCGAAACAGCCGATTTCTTCATGGATTTGCATCAAACTCCATTGGATTATTACCTCCTCCAGGGTTCCGGTGTAGATGAAGATATCTTTAATATAGCTTCCATGTCAGTCAATAATCCTGAAATGACTCACATTGAGACTATCAGCAAAAATACTGTGGTGGGATATGCTGTTCTCAACGATATCTACGGAGAACCGGTTATCCTTCTTAAAATTTCCAGTCCCCGTACAATATACCAGAAGGCAAAAGCCACATTCGGATATTTCCTCTATGTGGTCATTTTTGCAGGGATCTTATACGGGGCTGCAGGAATAGTATTTCTCGATAACAGCATACTTTCCAGATTATCTGCCCTGAAGAAAAATGTAGACGTAGCAGAGGCTGATTTTTCATCATATGAAAAAATAGAAGTTTCAGGCAATGATGAGATTTCTTCCCTGAGTTCAAGTATAAACCATCTCGCAGAGACCCTCAGTGTAAGGGAAAATCTTCTTTCCTCCATTATAGACTCTGTTTCAGAAGGTGTGGTTGTAATCGATAAAGATTACAGGATGACCAAGTACCAGTCAAAATTCATTTGTCAATGGAATATCCCCGAACATATTCTTGTGGAGCAGAACGCTTATAAGATAATTGAACACCTCAGGGACAGAATTGTCAACTACGATTATCTTATTTCCATGCTGCACAAATATCACATGACAGCAGCAAGTAATGTTGTGGTGGCACAATTTACAGATGGTACTTACTTTGAGATTTCGACATTTCCCCTGTTCCAGAAAGACATAATAGTCGGACGAATTCTGAGTTTCAAGGATATTACTGAAAGCAAGTCATCCGAAGATCTTCTCCGTGAAAAGGAACGCAGGTACAGGTCACTTTTCCAGCGATCCAATGATGCAATTTTCATTGTGAAAGATGGGATTATACAGGATCTTAATGACAAAGCACGCATGTTTGCATATGCATCGGAACAGGCTATTGTTGGCATAGAAATAAACGATCTTGTAACTGAGGCTAAACAGGAACTTTTACATTCAGTTATGAGTGATGCGATCAAGAACAACTTCAGTGAAGATGAGATCCAGATTAAAAAGACGGACGGGAGCCTGATAGATGCTGAAGTAAGTGTCACTCTTATAGATAAAGCAGATTCAACAATCCAGTTAATTATCCGCGACATCACAGAAAGAAAAGAAATAGAAAGACTGGAACATGAAAACCAGGAGAGAATGAGTCTTATTATAGACAACATTAATTGTGGTGTGGTAGTTGTTGATGTCAACACGCATGAGATAGTTGATATCAATACAACTGCCCTGGAAATGGTAGGACACAAGAAAGAAAATGCTATAGGTAATGTTTGCCACAAGTTCATTTGTCCGGCTGAAATGGGCAGATGTCCGATAAATGGTCTTAAGCAGTCACTGGATAGGTCTGAGCGTGTTATTATACGTTCCGATGGTACCAGAATACCGATTCTCAAATCTGTGGAAATAGTGAATCTGGGAGGGCGTAAGCTTTTCATTGAGAGTTTTATTGATATTACCAAGATTAAAAGTACTGAAAGAGCACTTCTGGACGCAAAGATACATGCAGAGACAGCCAACAGGACAAAGAGTGAGTTCCTTGCCACAATGAGTCATGAACTCCGTACGCCCCTAAATTCGGTAATAGGTTTTTCAGATCTGCTGCTGGACGGAAGTTTTGGTCAGCTTAATGAAAAGCAAAACAAGTTTATGGAAAATATCTCCCACAGTGGAAAGCACCTTCTTACTCTCATAAATGATATTCTGGATATTTCAAAGATAGAAGCCGGAAAAATGGAACTGTTCTACGAGATATTTGATTTCTCCGATCTCCTGTCTGATATCCATCTCATGATGAAACCCCTTGCAGCAAAGAAAAGTATTCTGCTGGAGTTTTATATGAAACCCAGAAGCATTTTCATAAATGCAGACAGGGGTAAGCTGAAACAGATATTGTATAATCTCATTGGCAATGCTATTAAGTTCACTCCCGAGAATGGGGGAGTTCATGTTGATGCTTCAATGGAAGACCAGATGCTTCTGGTAAATGTTTGTGATAATGGTATAGGTATATCCAGAGAAGATCAGGGGAAACTTTTCAGGGCATTCGTACAGCTTGACTCTGCCAGTAACCGCAAATATGAAGGGACAGGTCTTGGTCTTGCTCTTGTGAAGAACCTTCTGGAATTACACGGGGGTGACATTGGTGTTGAGAGTGAATACGAAAAAGGTTCCACATTCTACATCAGGGTACCCCTGAATCTCACAGGTACGGATCTCAATGCCAGGATACCCGAAACAGATGTGACTGAAGATAATATCAGTACTCCTGCACTAAGCTCGGCAGATGATCTGGTCATTCTAGGACCGGAAGGCTCTGATGGTTCGGAACCCCTGATCCTTGTGGTGGAAGATGATCCGAATTCAAGGGAACTTCTGAGCTTCATGTTAAACAAAGCGGGCTTCCGTGTTATTCTTGCAGAAGATGGTGCAGAAGCGCTTGAAATTGCCAAAGATATTCATCCGTTTGCCATTACTCTTGATCTGAATCTTCCGGGAATGGATGGTACCGAAATACTGGAGAACCTGAAAATGGATGACTGCACATCTTCGATTCCGGTACTGGTGTTGTCAGCACTTGGTGAAGAGGATATAGGTATGGTTGTAGGTGTTGCGGACCATCTGACAAAACCAGTTGATTCGGATCGCCTGCTGAATTCTCTTTCTAATCTTGTGAAAAAGTCAGGAAAAACCTCATTTACGGTACTGGTAATAGATGACGATCCGATGGTCGTTGAAATGATTTCAGAAGTGATCGGTTCTTTCGGTTATGATGTTATTACTGCCAGAGGTGGACAGGAGGGAATCGAAAAGGCTTTCGAGACTCTTCCAGATGTTTTGATCGTAGATCTTATGATGCCAAAAGTTAGTGGTTTCCAGGTAATCTCTACCTTGAAATCTGATCCCAGAACAATAAAAATGCCGGTGATCGTGTGCACCGCCAAGGATATGCAGGCTGATGAGCTGGACTACCTCAATGACAATGTTTTAACCGTGCTCCAGAAAGGTGAATTTTCAAAAGATGATCTGCTGGAAATACTTGGAAAGCTCGATGCAAATCCGGAAAATGAATCATCTCACAGTTCATATGGGGTGAGCAAATGA
- a CDS encoding PAS domain S-box protein, with the protein MTINMPSDEDLERENRDLRKRVEELELSCKSFKKERDEEFNSKNILVECLLKHMPELVYWKDKHGKFLLCNSGYAKSFGMTVEEIIGKTDYDISSKKKADAFRRSDEKIAREKNPVTNEEWVTSPDGTKKIFETYKAPLYTDKDEFIGIMGIKRDITKQYAKEKELTGAHQQLLSVMEAFDESAYVANPVTYELLFANRAIKKSIGEDIVGNKCYKALQGLDSPCPFCTNHLIFGENIGKTHIWETQNIKNKRWYRCIDKAIEWPDGNMVRLEVAVDVHKEKMAQKALQESEEKYRTYVKASPNPIFIFDFQGNCIDVNPAACKITDYSRRELLNMHLYELFPEEERIHHKDNFKELQLNGKFSGEFAAVNKKGYKFYISIEALELPENRFLSICTDVTERKKAEEELLQAKITAENANRTKSEFLANMSHELRTPLNSVIGFADVLASRAAGEINDKQAGYVKNISHSGKHLLNIINEILDISKIESGKMKLYKENVSVMEIYAEIISTMQHTATKKEIELIIDPWPENEYVYADKAKLKQVLYNLVSNAIKFTSACGSVTIGTKNDGEFTHISVKDNGIGISQEGVKKLFKPFTQLESFKSRSHEGTGLGLALSRELVELHGGKIQVESKPDEGSTFTFTIPKKEGHLTNK; encoded by the coding sequence ATGACAATAAACATGCCGTCAGACGAGGATCTTGAGAGAGAGAACCGTGATCTTAGAAAACGTGTTGAAGAGCTGGAGCTATCTTGTAAATCATTCAAAAAAGAAAGAGATGAGGAATTTAACAGTAAAAATATCCTGGTTGAATGTCTGCTAAAACATATGCCGGAACTTGTTTACTGGAAGGATAAACATGGAAAATTCCTCCTGTGCAATTCTGGATATGCAAAATCTTTTGGAATGACCGTTGAAGAAATCATAGGTAAAACTGACTATGACATCAGCAGCAAAAAGAAAGCTGATGCTTTCAGAAGAAGTGATGAAAAAATTGCCAGGGAAAAAAACCCTGTCACAAATGAAGAATGGGTAACCTCTCCTGACGGAACGAAAAAAATATTTGAAACTTATAAAGCACCGCTATACACTGATAAAGATGAATTCATAGGTATTATGGGGATAAAACGGGATATTACCAAACAATATGCTAAAGAAAAGGAACTTACCGGAGCACATCAGCAGCTTCTCTCTGTTATGGAAGCTTTTGATGAATCTGCTTATGTAGCCAATCCTGTGACCTATGAACTCCTTTTTGCAAACCGGGCAATCAAAAAAAGCATTGGGGAAGATATTGTTGGTAATAAATGTTATAAAGCCCTTCAGGGACTGGATTCACCCTGCCCATTCTGTACAAACCATTTGATATTCGGGGAGAATATTGGAAAAACCCATATCTGGGAAACACAGAATATCAAAAATAAACGCTGGTATCGCTGCATTGACAAAGCTATAGAATGGCCTGACGGGAACATGGTCAGACTAGAAGTAGCTGTTGACGTACATAAGGAAAAAATGGCACAAAAGGCTTTGCAGGAAAGTGAAGAAAAATACAGGACATATGTAAAAGCGTCACCAAATCCTATTTTTATTTTTGACTTTCAGGGAAATTGTATAGATGTAAATCCCGCAGCCTGTAAAATTACAGACTATTCCAGAAGAGAACTACTTAATATGCATCTTTATGAGCTGTTTCCCGAAGAGGAAAGAATCCATCATAAAGATAATTTCAAAGAACTGCAACTCAATGGAAAATTCTCCGGTGAGTTTGCAGCGGTGAATAAAAAAGGATATAAATTCTATATTTCAATTGAAGCACTGGAACTACCTGAAAATCGTTTCCTTTCAATATGTACGGATGTAACTGAAAGAAAAAAAGCGGAAGAAGAATTACTTCAGGCAAAGATAACTGCAGAGAATGCAAATCGTACCAAAAGTGAGTTCCTCGCCAATATGAGCCATGAACTGCGGACACCTCTTAATTCTGTTATTGGATTTGCAGACGTGCTGGCGAGCCGGGCGGCAGGGGAGATTAACGATAAACAGGCAGGATATGTCAAAAACATATCCCATAGCGGGAAACATCTGCTTAATATCATAAATGAGATACTTGATATTTCAAAAATAGAATCCGGCAAAATGAAGCTGTATAAGGAAAATGTTTCAGTGATGGAAATTTATGCAGAGATTATTTCCACCATGCAGCATACTGCAACTAAGAAAGAGATTGAACTTATTATTGACCCGTGGCCTGAAAATGAATATGTCTATGCGGACAAGGCAAAACTTAAGCAGGTTCTCTATAACCTGGTAAGTAATGCAATCAAATTTACCAGTGCATGCGGCTCTGTAACCATCGGAACAAAAAATGATGGTGAATTCACCCATATATCCGTAAAGGATAATGGGATCGGAATTTCACAGGAAGGAGTCAAAAAATTATTCAAACCTTTTACACAGCTTGAATCCTTTAAATCGAGAAGTCATGAAGGCACGGGACTGGGACTTGCACTTTCCAGAGAGCTTGTAGAACTGCACGGAGGAAAGATCCAGGTTGAAAGTAAACCAGATGAAGGAAGCACTTTTACTTTCACTATACCAAAAAAGGAAGGACATCTAACTAATAAGTGA
- a CDS encoding response regulator, which translates to MCNILVIEDNPVNMELTVDLLESYGYQVTPAEDGFIALEKVKEKEFDLILLDIQLPKMDGLEVLSHLKEDGSTKDIPVIALTAHSMRGDDERFIAAGCIDYISKPIDIHSFKEKIQYHLEASN; encoded by the coding sequence ATGTGCAACATACTTGTAATTGAGGACAATCCTGTAAATATGGAACTCACTGTGGATCTGCTGGAGTCCTATGGTTATCAGGTAACTCCTGCAGAGGATGGATTTATAGCTCTGGAAAAGGTAAAAGAGAAAGAGTTTGATCTGATTCTTCTGGATATCCAGTTACCTAAAATGGACGGACTTGAAGTTCTTTCACATTTAAAGGAAGATGGAAGTACAAAAGATATTCCTGTAATTGCCCTGACAGCTCATTCCATGCGCGGGGACGATGAACGGTTCATCGCTGCCGGGTGTATTGATTATATTTCCAAGCCAATAGATATCCATAGTTTTAAGGAAAAAATCCAATATCACCTTGAAGCTTCAAACTGA
- a CDS encoding response regulator, with protein MKVNVRKLFLFSLLALVILSSSIGAESLSDDTLVIGVLAGGTQEASFERLNDTGNYLSLQMPEFTFEMVPMDLVSIQKGLSSGTIDFVIADPAMFVILEESNGISNIATMETVAYLSPDYSQYRSTYFVGSLLLTESDRKDIDNLADTTGLSFLVMDTPSNKGWWMAKREYVEHRIDPESDFSSLAFDSNPETIVYSVGDGDFDVGIIPSGTLEKMHMEGKIDISDFKVVHSQKYDNYPFLVSTRIYPGWVFAKAPGTSKNISERISVFLLKMPSGMTDTSSINDVAGWTVPQDYNPVLECLREIKEGPFQEQMDPVNILKEMKYFLLGIFFLLIIAAASVFYVNNLNSKLENEIFSKNVTEKLLKRKYSIEKTMLTVSSMFAYPEDIGVAIDRSLMEVGTLCGASRCYLFEISEDGASLSNSHEWCSEGIEAQKDELQDLPADMFPWWMSKLGNNEIINIPNISSLPPQASAEKEILEMQDIKSILVLPIFTEGNLVGFVGLDEVEGTREWNSDDFDTLQMFSTLMAMVLKRRKIEKSLRESEQHLKRVLEGSNEGTWDVNLRDDYLIFNKRYAEIMGYGEEEIGRKFEWMKQHIHPEDLGYAVSAVNNVVKKMNNFVECEFRIRGKDGKYRWVSNKGKVVEYSKDGEPLHIAGVLVDISERKETEAVMVAAKKAAEEASRTKSEFLANMSHELRTPLNSVIGFADILAEETFGPLNERQKRYITNVSKSGRHLLGLINDILDLSKIEAGKMVLHPDKFEIGESLDEIKSIISPLIRKKDIRLFIDMVPEKIIINADKGKFKQIIYNLLSNAIKFTDNKGSVTISVSLQGDCVHVAIKDTGIGISEENQKKLFKAFTQIDSSSNRTYEGTGLGLVLVKDFVELHNGTIWVESEIGSGSSFIFEIPVDFDQSLAVNVPESEDEGTEDVTVAGSEFQVMPENKGIEDADDHLLVLVVEDDDKSQEILSFTLKDAGYDVRFAENGKKALELAKDLHPFVITLDIMMPGMDGWDVLKQLKMEKGTEDIPVVIISIVDEKDLGVIWGAFDYFVKPIDKEGLLSSLERLKGSIYSEKVNVLVIDDELPVLELMDSMLPTEEYNVITASSGKEGIEKALASTPDVMILDLMMPKIDGFDVIKELKKHPETIDIPIIVCTAKDLEIHEKEELDKNVSSVMQKGIFNKQDLLACIRKVENLNQKKNE; from the coding sequence ATGAAGGTAAATGTAAGAAAGCTATTTTTATTTTCGTTACTGGCACTAGTTATTCTCTCCAGTAGTATTGGTGCTGAAAGTTTGAGCGACGATACACTTGTCATTGGGGTTCTGGCAGGGGGTACTCAGGAAGCATCCTTTGAAAGGTTAAACGACACTGGTAATTACCTGTCGCTACAGATGCCGGAGTTCACATTTGAAATGGTTCCAATGGATCTGGTTTCTATTCAAAAGGGTCTTTCCTCAGGCACCATTGATTTTGTAATAGCGGATCCTGCAATGTTTGTAATACTTGAAGAATCAAATGGGATTAGCAATATTGCAACTATGGAAACAGTTGCCTATCTTTCACCTGATTATTCTCAGTATAGATCTACATATTTTGTCGGATCATTATTACTTACCGAAAGCGACAGAAAAGATATTGATAATCTGGCTGATACCACCGGTCTTTCTTTCCTTGTAATGGATACTCCTTCAAATAAAGGCTGGTGGATGGCAAAAAGGGAATATGTGGAACATCGTATTGATCCGGAATCTGATTTTTCTTCCCTTGCGTTTGACAGTAATCCTGAAACTATAGTATATTCTGTAGGAGATGGCGATTTTGATGTTGGAATTATTCCTTCCGGTACACTTGAAAAAATGCACATGGAAGGTAAAATCGACATAAGCGATTTTAAAGTAGTCCATTCTCAGAAATACGATAATTATCCTTTTTTAGTGAGTACAAGAATATATCCGGGATGGGTATTTGCAAAGGCTCCCGGTACTTCCAAGAACATTTCTGAAAGGATTTCTGTTTTTCTGCTTAAAATGCCATCCGGTATGACAGACACCAGCAGTATTAATGATGTGGCAGGCTGGACAGTACCACAGGATTATAATCCTGTTCTTGAATGCCTGAGGGAAATAAAAGAAGGTCCGTTCCAGGAACAAATGGATCCAGTGAATATTCTTAAAGAGATGAAGTATTTCCTTTTAGGTATATTCTTTTTACTTATCATTGCAGCTGCAAGTGTGTTTTACGTTAATAATCTGAATTCCAAGCTTGAAAATGAGATATTTTCCAAGAATGTAACGGAAAAGCTACTGAAAAGAAAATATTCCATTGAAAAGACAATGCTTACTGTTTCTTCAATGTTTGCATATCCAGAAGATATTGGTGTAGCAATAGACAGGTCCCTGATGGAGGTCGGCACTCTCTGTGGAGCAAGCCGATGTTATCTTTTTGAAATCAGTGAGGATGGCGCATCATTGAGTAACTCGCATGAGTGGTGTTCTGAAGGTATAGAGGCCCAGAAGGATGAATTACAGGACTTGCCTGCTGATATGTTCCCATGGTGGATGTCTAAGCTGGGGAATAATGAAATAATAAATATTCCTAATATTTCATCGTTACCTCCGCAAGCTTCCGCTGAAAAAGAAATACTTGAGATGCAGGATATCAAATCAATCCTTGTTCTCCCTATATTTACTGAAGGTAATCTTGTCGGTTTTGTGGGTCTTGATGAGGTTGAAGGAACACGTGAATGGAATTCCGATGATTTTGATACGTTGCAAATGTTTTCAACACTTATGGCAATGGTTCTTAAGAGGAGAAAGATAGAAAAATCTCTCCGTGAAAGTGAACAGCATCTTAAAAGAGTTCTTGAAGGCAGCAATGAAGGCACCTGGGATGTGAATCTTCGGGATGATTATCTTATATTTAACAAGAGATATGCAGAAATAATGGGCTATGGTGAAGAGGAGATAGGTCGGAAATTTGAATGGATGAAACAGCATATCCACCCGGAGGATCTGGGATACGCTGTATCAGCAGTAAACAATGTTGTGAAAAAAATGAACAATTTTGTCGAATGTGAGTTCCGCATACGTGGAAAGGATGGCAAATACAGGTGGGTGTCAAACAAAGGGAAAGTTGTGGAGTATTCCAAGGATGGTGAACCACTTCATATTGCAGGTGTACTTGTGGATATTTCCGAAAGAAAAGAAACCGAAGCAGTCATGGTAGCTGCAAAAAAAGCAGCTGAGGAAGCAAGCCGAACCAAAAGTGAGTTCCTTGCCAATATGAGCCATGAATTGCGTACACCTCTTAATTCGGTCATCGGTTTTGCGGATATACTGGCAGAGGAAACATTTGGTCCCCTCAACGAGAGGCAAAAAAGATATATCACTAATGTCTCCAAGAGCGGAAGACATTTGCTGGGCCTTATCAACGATATTCTTGATCTTTCCAAGATAGAGGCGGGCAAAATGGTATTGCATCCGGACAAATTTGAGATTGGTGAATCTCTTGATGAGATCAAATCCATAATTTCTCCCCTGATCAGGAAAAAGGATATCAGGCTTTTCATTGATATGGTTCCCGAAAAAATAATCATAAATGCGGATAAGGGCAAATTCAAGCAAATAATCTACAACCTGTTGAGTAATGCTATTAAGTTCACAGACAACAAAGGTTCTGTTACAATTTCTGTCAGTTTGCAGGGAGACTGTGTCCATGTGGCAATTAAAGATACCGGAATAGGTATTTCGGAAGAGAATCAGAAAAAGCTCTTTAAGGCATTCACACAGATTGACTCTTCAAGTAACAGGACTTATGAGGGTACAGGTCTTGGCCTGGTTCTTGTAAAGGACTTCGTGGAGCTGCATAATGGAACAATATGGGTGGAAAGTGAAATTGGCTCGGGTTCATCTTTCATTTTCGAAATACCTGTTGATTTTGACCAAAGTTTAGCGGTCAATGTGCCGGAGTCTGAAGATGAAGGTACTGAAGATGTAACAGTAGCGGGTTCTGAATTTCAGGTGATGCCGGAGAACAAAGGTATCGAAGATGCAGATGACCATCTTCTTGTACTGGTGGTAGAGGATGATGACAAATCACAGGAAATCCTCTCATTTACTCTTAAAGATGCAGGCTACGATGTCAGGTTTGCCGAAAATGGGAAAAAGGCCCTGGAGCTTGCAAAGGACCTTCATCCGTTTGTGATCACCCTTGACATTATGATGCCTGGAATGGATGGATGGGATGTTCTTAAGCAGCTAAAAATGGAAAAAGGAACAGAAGATATTCCTGTTGTGATAATTTCCATTGTGGATGAAAAGGATCTGGGTGTCATATGGGGAGCATTTGACTATTTTGTAAAACCCATAGACAAAGAAGGACTTCTATCATCGCTTGAAAGGCTGAAGGGAAGCATTTATTCTGAAAAGGTAAATGTGCTTGTGATAGACGATGAACTTCCCGTGCTTGAACTTATGGATTCTATGCTTCCAACGGAGGAATATAATGTGATTACAGCTTCAAGCGGTAAGGAAGGTATCGAAAAGGCGCTGGCGTCTACCCCGGATGTTATGATCCTTGATCTGATGATGCCGAAAATAGACGGCTTTGATGTTATCAAGGAGTTGAAGAAACACCCTGAAACTATTGATATTCCCATAATAGTCTGTACTGCAAAAGATTTGGAGATCCATGAGAAGGAAGAACTCGATAAGAATGTGTCTTCTGTGATGCAGAAAGGAATATTCAACAAACAGGATCTTCTGGCATGTATAAGGAAAGTGGAAAATTTAAACCAAAAAAAGAATGAGTAA
- a CDS encoding serpin family protein: MESKTLEPEQVLEFKAAHPFMFFIEDKQTGCILFMGKVENHEY; encoded by the coding sequence ATGGAATCTAAAACATTGGAACCAGAGCAGGTGCTGGAATTCAAAGCTGCTCATCCTTTCATGTTTTTCATTGAAGATAAGCAGACAGGATGCATACTCTTCATGGGAAAAGTTGAGAATCACGAGTATTGA